From a region of the Cyanobacterium sp. T60_A2020_053 genome:
- a CDS encoding STAS domain-containing protein — MKKQVMYQPSGKIYAVNATSFQEDLIKLLQEDSCRMITIDFSLVEFLDSAGLMALVIAYKEAQKQGKKLSVVNVSPSVKIIFELSQLDQVLGIKEAEENHLLVV; from the coding sequence ATGAAAAAACAAGTAATGTACCAGCCATCAGGAAAAATTTACGCCGTCAATGCCACTTCTTTTCAAGAAGATTTGATTAAACTACTACAAGAAGATTCTTGTCGGATGATAACTATTGATTTTAGTTTGGTAGAGTTTTTAGACAGTGCTGGATTAATGGCGTTAGTTATTGCCTACAAAGAAGCGCAAAAACAGGGCAAAAAACTCAGTGTTGTTAACGTTTCCCCCAGTGTGAAAATTATTTTTGAATTGAGTCAGCTAGATCAAGTTTTGGGAATAAAAGAAGCAGAAGAAAATCATTTGTTAGTAGTCTAG